The following proteins are encoded in a genomic region of Ornithinibacillus sp. 4-3:
- a CDS encoding ABC transporter ATP-binding protein produces the protein MKNGTERRLLAYAYRFKKGIILGIICLMIATTLELAGPFIAKKIIDDHVLGIEGVWATIDDADQAVSFRSENYVRADRLPNPEQQTKVMTIIAIEKDYYFVNERVPLEGRREFSEGIVTITAEETIQASAEKISDAEMFAFFKPEQNPVLLLLALYMGLLLIAAVFKYFQRFLLQQASNRIIRKMRNDIFQHTQKIPMAYFVDQPAGKIVARITNDTEAIRELYERVLSIVITRIIYMVGILIAIYLLHPKLAFICLFLIPLIVIWAKLYKKFASRYNLNIRTANSEINGNISEVIHGMPIIQAFQVEEKTKGDFEQLNTEIYANHKKLIHLNALTSFNLVHALRNIAFVTFIWYFGNLSLEPTSIISIGMLYALVDYLTRLFEPITMLVNQFPLIEQARASGSRMFALMDHPGEDLKDEKIPRYNGDVKFEKVGFAYLENEYVLNDLSFHVKAGETAAFVGHTGSGKSSIMNVLFRFYDPQKGKIYIDGNDTDKWSRQQVRSHMGIVLQDPFMFSGTILSNVTMNDPNISKEAAIEALKAVGADRFIHKLPKGYDEPVTEGGSTLSLGERQLISFARALAFNPAILILDEATANIDTETEYLIQRALEVLKRGRTTLVIAHRLSTIQNADKIFVLEKGQILESGNHQELIDEQGVYYQMYQMQRGSTEPS, from the coding sequence ATGAAAAATGGAACAGAACGTCGTTTATTAGCTTACGCTTACCGATTTAAAAAAGGAATTATTTTAGGGATTATTTGTTTAATGATTGCGACTACATTAGAGCTTGCAGGTCCTTTTATTGCTAAGAAAATTATCGATGATCATGTGCTGGGAATAGAAGGTGTTTGGGCAACAATAGATGATGCTGATCAAGCGGTAAGCTTCCGCTCAGAAAATTATGTTCGAGCAGATCGATTACCCAATCCAGAACAACAAACCAAAGTGATGACCATCATTGCGATTGAAAAGGATTATTATTTTGTAAACGAACGCGTGCCTTTGGAAGGAAGAAGGGAATTTTCTGAAGGGATAGTTACGATTACAGCAGAAGAAACGATTCAAGCATCGGCAGAGAAAATAAGTGATGCAGAGATGTTTGCTTTCTTTAAACCAGAGCAAAATCCAGTTCTTTTATTGCTAGCTTTATACATGGGCTTATTATTGATTGCAGCAGTCTTTAAATATTTTCAACGTTTCTTATTACAACAAGCTTCTAATCGGATTATTAGAAAGATGCGTAATGATATCTTCCAGCATACACAGAAAATCCCAATGGCTTATTTTGTTGACCAGCCAGCTGGAAAAATTGTAGCGCGAATAACGAATGATACAGAGGCAATACGAGAGTTGTATGAGCGTGTCTTATCTATTGTGATTACTCGTATTATTTATATGGTAGGTATTTTAATTGCGATTTATCTCTTACATCCAAAGCTAGCATTTATTTGTTTATTCCTTATTCCACTTATTGTAATTTGGGCAAAATTATATAAGAAATTTGCTTCTAGGTATAATTTAAATATTCGTACCGCAAATAGTGAAATCAATGGAAATATTAGTGAGGTTATTCACGGAATGCCGATTATTCAAGCCTTCCAAGTAGAAGAGAAAACCAAAGGAGATTTTGAGCAGTTAAATACAGAGATTTATGCAAATCATAAGAAGCTAATTCATTTAAATGCGCTAACTTCATTTAATCTTGTACATGCGCTAAGGAATATCGCCTTTGTTACCTTTATATGGTATTTCGGGAATCTATCACTTGAACCAACAAGTATTATTTCCATTGGGATGCTTTATGCATTGGTCGATTATTTAACACGTCTCTTTGAACCAATTACGATGCTAGTGAATCAGTTTCCATTGATTGAACAGGCACGTGCATCTGGAAGTCGTATGTTTGCGTTAATGGATCACCCTGGAGAAGATTTGAAAGATGAGAAAATCCCAAGATATAACGGAGATGTGAAATTTGAAAAGGTAGGCTTCGCATATCTTGAAAATGAGTATGTGCTTAATGATCTATCTTTTCATGTGAAAGCTGGGGAAACAGCTGCTTTTGTAGGGCATACAGGATCTGGGAAAAGCTCAATCATGAATGTTCTCTTCCGTTTTTATGATCCACAAAAAGGTAAAATTTACATTGATGGCAATGATACGGACAAATGGTCAAGACAACAAGTCCGTAGCCATATGGGAATTGTGCTTCAGGATCCATTTATGTTCTCCGGAACTATCCTATCCAATGTGACCATGAATGATCCTAATATTTCTAAAGAAGCGGCAATAGAAGCATTAAAGGCTGTTGGTGCAGATCGATTTATTCATAAATTACCAAAGGGCTATGATGAGCCTGTAACAGAAGGAGGTAGCACACTCTCCTTAGGAGAAAGGCAATTAATTTCCTTTGCACGAGCACTCGCCTTTAACCCAGCTATCTTAATTTTAGATGAAGCAACTGCGAATATTGATACAGAAACAGAGTATCTGATCCAGCGTGCATTAGAAGTGCTTAAGCGGGGAAGAACAACATTAGTTATTGCACATCGTTTATCAACCATTCAAAATGCAGACAAAATTTTTGTATTAGAAAAAGGCCAGATTTTGGAATCAGGAAATCACCAAGAATTAATTGATGAACAAGGTGTCTATTATCAAATGTATCAAATGCAGCGGGGGTCTACAGAACCCAGTTAA
- a CDS encoding ABC transporter ATP-binding protein: MFSVLGKLSWFFKAHWKRYTIAIIALISASALGLLPPKLLGFVIDHIRFNSLTMKILVTVLLIYLSIIIIDYVISYVWSYALFGGSIILEKGMRSRLMGHYLKMSPKFFGKFRTGDLMARSTNDLKALSMTAGFGILTLVDATTFMFMIIAMMGFTISWKLTLAALIPLPIMGFIINKYGAAIHRRFTKAQNAFGDMNNEVLESIRGVRVLRAFVQEKQDAKRFSSMTDNVYEKNMAVARIDALFEPTINILVGISYTIGLGYGAFLVFQNAITLGDLVTFNVYLGMMIWPMFAVGELINVMQRGNASLDRVNGILDYKPDISNPDTTIHVKKLDYIHFRNVKFSYPETAMDQLDIRELSIKQGQTIGIVGKTGSGKTTLFKLLLREYPNMRGEISFAGTRIEQLDLQQIRHWIGYVPQDQVLFSKTIRENIQFGKEDATDEEIYHVMELAHFLEDMKQLPQGLDTQVGESGVSLSGGQKQRIALARAFIKEPEILILDDSLSAVDGKTEANIIKHLRETRQGKTTLIAAHRLSAVVHADLIIVLEDGRISESGTHHELIQAGGWYKEQYEQQQLMQEEGERS; encoded by the coding sequence ATGTTTTCAGTTCTTGGAAAATTAAGTTGGTTTTTTAAAGCGCATTGGAAAAGGTATACCATTGCTATAATAGCTCTGATTTCTGCAAGCGCACTTGGATTGCTTCCACCTAAATTATTAGGCTTCGTCATTGATCATATTCGTTTTAACTCCTTAACGATGAAGATTTTAGTGACTGTTCTCCTCATCTATCTATCCATTATTATCATTGATTATGTTATTTCTTATGTCTGGAGCTATGCTTTATTTGGTGGAAGTATTATTTTAGAAAAGGGTATGCGAAGTCGCTTGATGGGTCATTATTTGAAAATGTCGCCGAAATTCTTTGGGAAGTTTCGAACAGGCGATTTGATGGCGCGAAGTACAAATGATTTAAAGGCACTCTCCATGACTGCAGGATTTGGAATATTAACCCTAGTTGATGCAACGACCTTTATGTTCATGATTATTGCCATGATGGGATTTACAATTAGTTGGAAGTTGACCCTCGCCGCATTAATACCTTTACCGATTATGGGATTTATTATTAATAAATATGGAGCAGCAATCCATCGTCGATTTACGAAAGCGCAAAATGCTTTTGGGGATATGAACAACGAAGTGTTAGAATCTATTCGTGGTGTTCGTGTACTTCGCGCCTTTGTTCAGGAAAAGCAAGATGCAAAGCGTTTTTCATCTATGACTGATAATGTATATGAGAAAAATATGGCTGTTGCTCGTATTGATGCATTATTTGAACCAACGATTAATATCTTAGTTGGTATATCTTATACGATTGGCCTTGGTTATGGAGCTTTTCTGGTTTTTCAAAATGCAATAACCTTAGGTGATTTAGTCACATTTAATGTGTATTTAGGGATGATGATTTGGCCGATGTTCGCTGTCGGGGAATTAATTAATGTGATGCAACGGGGAAATGCGTCCTTGGATCGGGTAAATGGGATCTTGGATTATAAGCCTGATATTAGTAATCCTGATACCACGATACACGTGAAGAAGCTTGATTATATTCACTTTCGAAATGTGAAATTTTCATATCCAGAAACAGCAATGGATCAATTAGATATTCGTGAATTAAGTATCAAGCAGGGTCAAACCATTGGTATTGTTGGGAAAACTGGTTCAGGTAAAACGACATTATTTAAATTATTATTACGTGAATATCCGAATATGAGAGGAGAAATCTCCTTCGCAGGAACGAGAATTGAACAACTAGATTTACAACAGATTAGACATTGGATTGGATATGTCCCGCAAGATCAAGTGTTATTTTCTAAAACCATTCGTGAAAATATTCAATTTGGTAAGGAAGATGCTACGGATGAAGAGATTTATCATGTGATGGAGCTTGCCCATTTTCTAGAGGATATGAAGCAGCTACCACAAGGGTTAGACACACAAGTTGGAGAAAGTGGTGTTTCCTTATCAGGAGGTCAAAAGCAGCGAATTGCTTTAGCTAGAGCATTTATTAAAGAACCAGAAATTCTTATTCTAGATGATTCCTTGTCTGCTGTAGACGGTAAAACAGAAGCAAATATTATTAAGCATTTAAGAGAAACACGACAAGGAAAAACAACATTGATCGCAGCACATCGCTTATCTGCTGTTGTGCATGCAGATTTGATTATCGTCCTTGAAGATGGAAGAATTAGCGAATCTGGTACACATCATGAGCTCATCCAAGCAGGCGGTTGGTATAAGGAGCAATATGAGCAGCAACAGCTTATGCAGGAAGAAGGTGAGCGCTCATGA
- a CDS encoding ABC transporter substrate-binding protein gives MKKILLGIAAILVLVLVGCGNQESGTNSKRTNQDGEKELIIASVREPDTLDVQSTTWVDDTNGHLFDKLFNFDFEGNLIPGLVEEYEISEDSKVGTFHLKEDAKFHSGEPVTAEATIQSLERFLEISPVFDILGPVEDMTAVDEHTVQITWTEPYAPFFPGATTAYMGVIDTSVLDDAGEGFEKNPVASGPLKHVETKRGESITYEPFEDYNWGAEGAPDFDKVTFRFISDDDTRLLEFKNGTVHILANVPPQYLKELEEDSEVTLEKVLENGNTYLGFNMKRPIFEDKRVRQAIAKGIDRDPIIDHALDGMAQPAYSALPKTVFGYSQAVEDMAAEKYARDVEGAKQLLAEAGWDEINSDGIVMKDGQAFTIELWMTDEPVMQRIGQIIQNQLKEIGIDIKLVVQEDAAIRAQTPEGAHEMILWRYGWPDADILYSLFGEGMSTRMHYEPAELNDLLLEARAEVDIDKRLALYEEAQGFLVEESPWVPLFVRESVTASRGLENFKKHPIQDTLIWPGMEFGN, from the coding sequence ATGAAAAAAATACTACTCGGGATAGCAGCAATATTAGTGTTGGTACTTGTTGGTTGTGGTAATCAAGAGAGTGGCACAAACAGTAAGCGTACCAATCAAGACGGAGAAAAGGAATTAATTATCGCATCCGTTAGAGAGCCAGATACGTTAGATGTTCAAAGTACAACATGGGTAGATGATACAAACGGTCATCTATTTGATAAATTATTTAACTTTGATTTTGAAGGCAATCTAATTCCAGGATTAGTAGAGGAGTATGAAATATCTGAGGACTCTAAGGTTGGAACATTTCATTTAAAGGAAGATGCAAAATTTCATTCTGGTGAACCCGTTACAGCTGAGGCTACAATTCAATCTTTGGAGAGATTTTTAGAAATATCACCAGTGTTTGATATTTTAGGCCCAGTTGAGGATATGACAGCTGTGGATGAGCATACCGTGCAAATTACCTGGACAGAGCCATATGCTCCATTCTTTCCAGGAGCTACCACTGCATATATGGGGGTAATTGATACATCAGTATTAGATGATGCCGGAGAGGGATTTGAGAAAAATCCTGTAGCCTCTGGTCCATTAAAGCATGTGGAAACAAAGCGTGGAGAATCCATCACATATGAACCTTTCGAGGACTATAATTGGGGTGCAGAAGGTGCACCGGATTTTGATAAAGTAACTTTCCGTTTTATTTCGGATGATGATACAAGATTATTGGAATTTAAAAATGGAACAGTACATATTTTAGCTAATGTACCTCCACAATATTTGAAGGAACTGGAAGAAGATTCAGAAGTTACTTTAGAAAAGGTTTTGGAGAATGGTAACACTTATTTAGGATTTAATATGAAGCGTCCGATTTTTGAAGATAAGAGAGTCCGCCAGGCTATTGCTAAAGGAATTGATCGTGATCCAATTATTGATCATGCATTAGATGGAATGGCACAACCAGCGTATAGTGCCTTACCTAAAACAGTGTTTGGTTATAGTCAAGCAGTAGAGGATATGGCAGCAGAGAAATATGCTCGTGATGTAGAGGGAGCGAAGCAATTACTAGCAGAGGCTGGTTGGGATGAAATAAATTCAGATGGTATTGTGATGAAAGATGGGCAAGCCTTTACGATTGAGCTTTGGATGACGGATGAGCCAGTTATGCAACGTATTGGGCAAATTATTCAGAATCAATTAAAGGAAATTGGTATTGATATAAAGCTTGTCGTGCAAGAAGATGCGGCTATTCGTGCGCAAACTCCTGAAGGGGCGCATGAAATGATTTTATGGAGATATGGTTGGCCAGATGCGGACATTTTATATTCGCTATTTGGAGAAGGAATGTCTACACGTATGCATTATGAGCCAGCAGAATTAAATGATTTATTATTAGAAGCAAGAGCAGAAGTGGATATTGACAAACGCTTAGCACTCTATGAAGAAGCACAGGGATTTTTAGTAGAGGAATCGCCATGGGTTCCATTATTTGTAAGAGAAAGTGTGACAGCTAGTCGAGGGCTTGAAAACTTCAAAAAACACCCAATTCAGGATACGCTCATTTGGCCTGGAATGGAATTTGGTAATTAA
- a CDS encoding 2-hydroxyacid dehydrogenase yields MKQKIVVYNRLEAPVLHKLQEKYEVHFFKDINTKTDPDFIAHLAGADALIGLELPVDRELLDHAPNVKIVSNVSVGYNNLDIDELTKRGIMATNTPGILTDTVADTMMTILLSTARRVPELDHWVKQGDWEKMIEVEHYGIDVHHKTLGIIGMGRIGEAIAQRAHFGFDMDILYHNRSRKPEVEEKFNATYCDLDDLLMQADFICLMTPLTPETTGLLGEREFKLMKQSAIFINGSRGKTIVEADLIEALQNGEIAAAGLDVFEEEPVHPDNPLLKMKNVITVPHIGSSTWETELKMSELAAHNLELGLEGKCPPNLINKRVWEMQK; encoded by the coding sequence TTGAAGCAAAAAATTGTTGTTTATAATCGTTTAGAAGCACCTGTCTTACATAAATTACAAGAAAAATATGAAGTTCACTTTTTTAAAGATATTAATACGAAAACAGATCCTGATTTTATAGCTCATTTAGCGGGTGCAGATGCATTAATTGGTCTAGAACTTCCCGTTGACCGAGAATTATTAGATCATGCTCCAAATGTAAAAATCGTAAGTAATGTCTCGGTTGGATATAACAATCTAGATATAGATGAGCTAACAAAACGAGGTATTATGGCAACAAACACACCAGGAATTTTAACAGATACCGTTGCAGACACGATGATGACCATTTTATTATCAACCGCACGTAGAGTTCCTGAGCTTGATCATTGGGTGAAGCAAGGAGATTGGGAGAAAATGATTGAAGTGGAGCATTACGGAATAGATGTTCACCATAAAACACTTGGAATTATTGGGATGGGAAGAATAGGTGAAGCAATAGCTCAGCGAGCACACTTTGGATTTGATATGGATATTTTATATCATAATCGTTCCAGAAAACCAGAAGTGGAAGAGAAGTTCAATGCAACTTACTGCGATTTAGATGATTTATTAATGCAAGCTGATTTTATTTGTTTAATGACACCCTTAACCCCAGAAACAACGGGCTTATTAGGAGAAAGAGAATTTAAACTTATGAAGCAATCGGCTATCTTTATTAATGGTTCTCGTGGGAAAACGATTGTAGAGGCTGATTTAATTGAAGCTTTACAGAACGGAGAAATCGCTGCAGCTGGGCTCGATGTGTTTGAAGAAGAGCCAGTTCATCCAGATAATCCTTTATTAAAAATGAAAAATGTCATCACTGTCCCACATATTGGATCATCCACTTGGGAAACAGAATTAAAAATGTCCGAGCTAGCCGCTCATAACTTAGAGCTTGGCTTAGAAGGGAAATGCCCACCAAATTTGATTAATAAGCGTGTTTGGGAAATGCAGAAGTAA
- a CDS encoding helix-turn-helix domain-containing protein, whose amino-acid sequence MYVLSIFDRDQQEMLGIKWLISKYAFPISEIQTDTQLAAVLEILENNAPHILCLELDMIPEDKWELIYTYLSVYRGKVIAMTAEATFERATQAMSMKAIDLWVKPISPTRIKQGLQQAIHQLGEINRNEPFEKNIQEINYHSLFRDDYTSFLYPVYLLKPEYKADLDLLQVFIEQFDFYDQPLLFSRSDGIVLVFRKDFPKAYEQAQRLLSEWEQTNGKPLSIVVHEASNDKSLHQIYLQALQTMELTFFRGYRQVLSTNTMRNWVDMDPFLTMEEQRNWIHMLEAADREGIKTWMYQDFFTITMPYPEPGLLRTRLTSILAQVRRFMKQKGITQCEDAYQSIFHRVLYEPVLYRIVQDFILFINDLFQVIEKNTVKFDVIETAIRYMEENYAEPELSLIEVAEYVGRSPSYFSHLLSKRLQQSFRQLLLQIRMDKAKEILNTTDYPIQQVAEEVGFKQANYFSRVFKETTNMTPREWRQGNKMKG is encoded by the coding sequence ATGTATGTTTTATCCATATTTGATCGTGATCAACAGGAAATGCTTGGGATTAAATGGTTGATTTCAAAATATGCTTTTCCTATCTCGGAAATTCAAACAGATACGCAATTAGCGGCTGTTCTAGAGATACTAGAAAATAATGCACCACATATCCTTTGTTTGGAATTAGACATGATACCTGAAGATAAGTGGGAGTTAATCTATACTTATCTTAGTGTTTATCGAGGGAAAGTTATTGCAATGACAGCAGAAGCTACATTTGAGCGTGCTACACAAGCGATGTCCATGAAGGCTATTGACTTATGGGTAAAACCAATTTCTCCGACCCGCATTAAACAAGGACTGCAGCAAGCAATTCATCAACTAGGAGAAATTAATCGCAACGAACCTTTTGAAAAAAACATACAGGAAATTAATTATCATTCCTTATTTCGAGATGATTACACCTCTTTCTTGTATCCGGTATATTTATTAAAACCAGAATATAAAGCAGATTTGGATCTGCTTCAAGTCTTTATTGAACAGTTTGATTTTTATGATCAACCACTCCTATTTTCCCGTAGCGATGGGATAGTGCTGGTCTTTAGAAAAGATTTTCCAAAAGCCTATGAACAAGCGCAGCGGCTATTAAGTGAATGGGAACAAACGAATGGGAAGCCTCTATCTATTGTGGTACATGAAGCAAGTAATGATAAGTCCTTACACCAAATTTATTTGCAGGCACTTCAAACAATGGAGCTAACCTTTTTTCGAGGATATAGACAAGTCTTATCAACAAATACTATGAGAAATTGGGTGGATATGGACCCATTTTTAACGATGGAAGAACAACGTAATTGGATCCATATGTTAGAGGCTGCAGATCGTGAAGGAATTAAAACATGGATGTATCAGGATTTCTTTACGATTACTATGCCCTACCCAGAGCCAGGCTTGCTACGTACTCGATTAACAAGTATTCTTGCACAGGTTCGCAGATTTATGAAACAAAAAGGAATTACCCAATGTGAGGACGCTTACCAGAGCATATTTCATCGTGTTTTATATGAGCCAGTACTTTATCGAATTGTTCAAGACTTTATTCTATTTATCAATGATTTATTTCAAGTGATTGAAAAGAATACAGTGAAATTTGATGTGATTGAAACAGCGATTCGATATATGGAGGAAAATTACGCAGAACCTGAGCTTTCCTTAATTGAAGTAGCAGAATATGTAGGTAGAAGTCCATCTTATTTTAGCCATTTACTTTCAAAGCGCCTACAACAATCATTTAGGCAGCTATTGCTCCAAATCCGTATGGATAAAGCAAAAGAAATTCTAAATACGACAGATTATCCAATCCAGCAAGTGGCAGAGGAAGTTGGTTTTAAACAAGCAAATTATTTTAGTAGAGTTTTTAAAGAAACAACCAATATGACACCACGTGAATGGCGCCAAGGGAATAAAATGAAAGGCTGA